In Aegilops tauschii subsp. strangulata cultivar AL8/78 chromosome 3, Aet v6.0, whole genome shotgun sequence, one genomic interval encodes:
- the LOC109734603 gene encoding cytochrome P450 94C1 — MGVDAALHGAAAEAALHGALSLQPHVAGAFFALAACTVALAALLAVARTRPPWWCDCAVCEAYLTASWAGEFDNLCDWYAHLLRRSPSQTVHVHVLRNVLTANPVTVDHMLRARFDNYPKGKPFSAILADLLGRGIFNVDGDAWLFQRKLAAAELASPALRAFASGVVASELRGRLVPLLDSACSHDDDDDDDGGKVLDLQDVFRRFAFDCICKISFGLDPGCLELSMPVSAFVDAFDTASMLSARRATAPLQIIWRLKRFFNVGDERKLRESVRLVDGFAAEVTRQRHKLGGAASGSDLLSRFMGSISDEKYLRDIVVSFMLAGRDTIASALTAFFLLLSDHPEVAAAIRDEVSRVAGDDDNGRPSFSKLKDMHYVHAALYESMRLFPPVQFDSKFAAGDDTLPDGTAVAKGTRVTYHAYAMGRMESVWGPDCSEFRPERWLRDGQFVPVSPYRYPVFQAGVRVCVGKDLALMEMKAVIVAVVRGFDIEAIDRSSRRPKFAPGLTATFAGGLPVRVRRRGRPASGHSPPT; from the coding sequence ATGGGCGTCGACGCCGCGCTGcatggggcggcggcggaggcggcgctgcaTGGGGCGCTCTCGCTGCAGCCGCACGTGGCCGGCGCCTTCTTCGCGCTCGCGGCGTGCACCGTGGCGCTCGCCGCCCTGCTGGCCGTGGCGCGCACGCGCCCGCCGTGGTGGTGCGACTGCGCCGTCTGCGAGGCCTACCTCACGGCGTCCTGGGCCGGCGAGTTCGACAACCTCTGCGACTGGTATGCGCACCTGCTGCGCCGCTCGCCGTCGCAGACCGTGCACGTCCACGTGCTCCGCAACGTGCTCACCGCCAACCCCGTCACCGTCGATCACATGCTGCGCGCGCGCTTCGATAACTACCCCAAGGGCAAGCCCTTCTCCGCCATCCTCGCCGACCTGCTCGGCCGCGGGATCTTCAACGTCGACGGGGACGCGTGGCTGTTCCAGCGGAAGCTCGCCGCGGCTGAGCTGGCCTCCCCGGCGCTCAGGGCTTTCGCCTCCGGCGTCGTGGCCTCCGAGCTGCGGGGCCGTCTCGTTCCCCTGCTTGACTCTGCATGTTcccacgacgacgacgacgacgacgacggtggcaAGGTGCTGGACCTGCAGGACGTCTTCCGTCGCTTCGCCTTCGACTGCATATGCAAGATCTCCTTCGGCCTCGACCCGGGCTGCCTCGAGCTGTCCATGCCGGTATCGGCGTTCGTGGACGCGTTCGACACGGCGTCCATGCTCTCTGCGAGGCGCGCCACCGCGCCGTTGCAGATCATATGGCGCCTGAAGCGGTTCTTCAACGTCGGGGACGAGAGAAAGCTCCGGGAATCCGTGCGCCTCGTCGACGGGTTCGCCGCGGAGGTCACGCGGCAACGACACAAGCTCGGCGGCGCCGCGTCCGGCAGCGACCTCCTGTCGCGGTTCATGGGCTCCATCAGCGACGAGAAGTACCTCAGGGACATCGTCGTCAGCTTCATGCTCGCCGGCCGCGACACCATCGCCTCAGCGCTGACCGCCTTCTTCCTGCTCCTCTCCGATCACCCGGAGGTCGCCGCGGCCATCCGGGACGAGGTGTCACGCGTCGCGGGCGACGACGACAACGGCCGGCCGAGCTTCAGCAAGCTCAAGGACATGCACTACGTGCACGCGGCGCTGTACGAGAGCATGCGGCTGTTCCCGCCGGTGCAGTTCGACTCCAAGTTCGCGGCGGGCGACGACACGCTCCCGGACGGCACGGCCGTGGCCAAGGGCACGCGGGTCACCTACCACGCCTACGCCATGGGGCGGATGGAGTCCGTGTGGGGCCCCGACTGCTCCGAGTTCCGGCCCGAGCGGTGGCTCCGCGACGGGCAGTTCGTCCCGGTGAGCCCGTACCGGTACCCGGTGTTCCAGGCCGGCGTGCGCGTCTGCGTCGGCAAGGACCTCGCGCTCATGGAGATGAAGGCCGTCATCGTCGCCGTCGTCCGGGGCTTCGACATCGAGGCGATCGACCGGAGCTCGCGCCGGCCCAAGTTCGCGCCGGGGCTGACGGCCACGTTCGCCGGCGGGTTGCCGGTCAGGGTTCGCCGGCGAGGGCGTCCGGCGAGCGGGCACAGCCCACCAACCTGA